The Bacillus vallismortis genome window below encodes:
- a CDS encoding ATP-binding protein has product MTKRTIEQILDELRRGRRPLLADKPAESDASRYDCPRCKDQGGYLIRQNDLEVWTMCSCMAERKVKRLLGASEITPAFRQLGFKEFCIEGKPQAIQDAFECTKEYVADYEQIKGNRKNSIALLGQPGSGKTHLLTAAANDLMRTRHVPVIYFPYVEGFTDLKNDFDLLEAKLNRMKQADVLFIDDLFKPVNGKPRATDWQLEQMYSVLNYRYLNHKPLLLSSELTIETLVRVDEALGTRIYEMCSDYLVIIKGAACELNHRLEGIR; this is encoded by the coding sequence ATGACAAAACGAACAATCGAGCAGATTTTGGACGAGCTGAGAAGAGGGAGACGTCCATTACTGGCGGACAAACCGGCCGAATCAGACGCAAGCCGCTATGATTGCCCGCGATGCAAGGATCAGGGAGGCTATCTCATCCGGCAGAACGATCTGGAAGTATGGACGATGTGCAGCTGCATGGCAGAACGAAAAGTGAAGCGGCTGCTCGGTGCTAGTGAGATTACCCCTGCCTTCAGACAGCTGGGCTTCAAAGAGTTCTGCATTGAGGGAAAGCCGCAGGCCATACAAGACGCGTTTGAATGCACAAAAGAGTATGTGGCGGATTATGAACAAATCAAGGGAAACCGGAAAAACAGCATCGCTCTTTTAGGACAGCCTGGATCAGGGAAGACACACCTTTTGACCGCTGCTGCCAATGATTTGATGAGAACACGACATGTGCCGGTCATTTATTTTCCGTATGTGGAGGGCTTTACCGATCTGAAAAATGACTTTGATCTATTGGAAGCGAAGCTGAACCGGATGAAGCAGGCAGATGTGCTGTTCATCGATGACTTGTTTAAACCGGTTAATGGCAAACCCCGCGCCACCGATTGGCAATTAGAGCAAATGTATTCGGTACTTAACTACCGCTACTTAAATCATAAACCGCTTTTGCTTTCGAGCGAGCTGACGATTGAAACCCTTGTCCGGGTCGATGAAGCGCTCGGCACGAGAATCTACGAAATGTGCAGTGACTATTTAGTGATTATCAAAGGAGCTGCCTGCGAGCTGAACCATAGATTGGAGGGGATCAGATAA
- the yjoB gene encoding ATPase YjoB codes for MTNIPFIYQYEDKENERAAAGYGTFGYLITRIEEALYDQYGIFYELYASDDPNTEYWELLEEDVRSGSLEPEHVAYIFEKLEKKTFAYDEDEKEPDYTVHKSIRNSVYAYPEKGVAFARIPYFQDGSIMSFDCLFAVNDEKMRAFLEGVRPRLWEKSKRKVTVFTDGDGGTSREQEAIVREVQRSQVIMNPLLKKEIYRSIDQFFHSDKSFYQTYDIPYKRGILLYGPPGNGKTTLVKSIAGSIDAPVAYWQITEFTSSETIEEVFQSARRLAPAVLVIEDIDSMPEDVRSFFLNTLDGATSKEGLFLIGTTNYPEEIDPGLMNRAGRFDRAYEVGLPDEGLRREYMKMRGFDIFLSEEDIKSAAKLTEGFSFAQLGELYVSSALQWHQEGNHHIETMVKDMTGEQRKSRQGSWMERNKVGFH; via the coding sequence ATGACAAACATACCTTTCATTTATCAGTACGAAGATAAAGAGAATGAAAGAGCTGCGGCAGGCTACGGCACTTTCGGTTACCTTATCACACGAATTGAAGAGGCGCTTTATGATCAATACGGCATTTTCTACGAGCTCTATGCCAGTGATGACCCGAACACTGAGTACTGGGAGCTTCTTGAAGAAGATGTCCGGAGCGGTTCATTGGAGCCTGAGCATGTGGCATATATATTTGAAAAGCTTGAAAAGAAAACCTTTGCTTATGATGAAGATGAAAAAGAACCGGATTATACCGTCCATAAATCTATCAGAAACAGCGTATATGCTTATCCTGAAAAGGGGGTCGCTTTTGCCAGAATTCCATATTTTCAAGATGGGAGCATCATGAGTTTCGATTGTCTGTTTGCGGTTAACGATGAAAAGATGCGTGCATTTCTAGAGGGAGTCAGGCCGCGCCTCTGGGAAAAAAGCAAGCGAAAAGTGACCGTTTTTACGGATGGAGATGGAGGGACTTCAAGAGAGCAGGAAGCGATTGTCAGAGAGGTTCAACGAAGTCAGGTGATCATGAATCCGTTATTGAAAAAAGAGATATACCGATCAATTGATCAATTTTTTCATAGTGATAAATCGTTTTATCAAACGTACGACATTCCTTACAAGCGCGGTATTCTGTTATATGGCCCTCCCGGGAATGGAAAGACGACATTAGTGAAGTCAATTGCAGGCAGTATCGATGCACCTGTTGCTTATTGGCAAATAACAGAATTTACGTCGAGTGAGACAATAGAAGAAGTCTTTCAGTCAGCGAGACGCCTTGCTCCTGCAGTTCTGGTCATCGAGGATATCGATTCAATGCCGGAAGATGTGCGATCCTTTTTTCTCAATACGCTGGACGGCGCGACATCAAAAGAGGGGCTATTTCTCATCGGCACGACAAACTATCCCGAGGAGATTGATCCAGGTTTGATGAACCGTGCAGGACGGTTTGACCGTGCTTATGAAGTCGGGCTTCCGGATGAAGGGCTGCGGCGGGAATATATGAAAATGAGAGGCTTTGACATCTTTTTGAGTGAAGAAGACATAAAAAGCGCCGCGAAGCTTACAGAAGGTTTTTCCTTTGCACAGCTGGGAGAATTATATGTATCTTCAGCCCTTCAATGGCACCAAGAAGGGAATCATCATATTGAAACCATGGTGAAAGACATGACAGGAGAGCAACGAAAAAGCCGGCAGGGAAGTTGGATGGAAAGAAACAAGGTCGGTTTTCACTAA
- the xtmA gene encoding phage terminase small subunit → MKTQQREQALAIYQQYQGKITNRAVADTIGVSAKTIGIWKKQDKWKEALFSETRNEQKQRRIDNDELNERQRLFCLYYVKSFNATQSAIKAGYSPDSAHVTGSRLLKNEKVAAEIRRVKKEMVNEMFIEAMDVLQVYIKIAFADITDYVTFGKKEVQAVGKSGPLFDEDDNPIMKEISFVDVKDSGLVDGTIVTEAKLGKEGIAIKLADKMKALEKLSLYFDLFPDQFKQKIENEKLKLAKQKAEKTDDSQAPIEIMIKRKEGKP, encoded by the coding sequence ATGAAAACACAACAGCGCGAACAAGCATTAGCAATCTATCAACAATATCAAGGAAAGATCACAAATCGGGCGGTTGCGGATACAATCGGTGTTTCCGCGAAAACAATCGGCATCTGGAAAAAACAAGACAAATGGAAAGAGGCCTTGTTTTCTGAAACCAGAAACGAACAAAAACAGCGCCGGATAGATAATGATGAATTAAATGAACGGCAGCGGCTGTTTTGCCTGTATTACGTCAAAAGCTTCAATGCCACACAGTCAGCAATCAAAGCGGGCTATTCTCCGGACAGCGCCCATGTGACGGGCAGCCGGCTGTTAAAGAATGAAAAGGTCGCTGCTGAAATCAGACGCGTTAAAAAAGAAATGGTCAATGAAATGTTTATTGAAGCGATGGACGTGCTGCAGGTTTACATTAAAATCGCGTTTGCGGATATTACCGACTATGTGACTTTCGGAAAAAAAGAGGTCCAGGCTGTCGGGAAATCGGGGCCGTTGTTTGATGAAGATGATAATCCGATTATGAAGGAAATCAGCTTTGTCGATGTCAAAGATTCCGGGCTTGTTGACGGCACCATTGTGACGGAAGCGAAGCTCGGCAAAGAAGGCATCGCCATCAAGCTCGCCGATAAAATGAAGGCGCTCGAAAAGCTGTCCTTATATTTTGATTTGTTTCCGGATCAATTTAAACAAAAAATTGAAAACGAGAAATTAAAACTTGCCAAACAAAAAGCGGAGAAAACAGATGACAGCCAAGCGCCGATTGAAATTATGATCAAACGAAAAGAGGGCAAGCCATGA
- the rapA gene encoding response regulator aspartate phosphatase RapA: MRMKQTIPSSYVGLKINEWYTHIRQFHVAEAERVKLEVEREIEDMEEDQDLLLYYSLMDFRHRVMLDYIKPFGEDTSQLEFSELLEDIEGNQYKLTGLLDYYFNFFRGMYEFKQKMFVSAMMYYKRAEKNLALVSDDIEKAEFAFKMAEIFYNLKQTYVSMSYAVQALETYQMYETYTVRRIQCEFVIAGNYDDMQYPERALPHLELALDLAKKEGNPRLISSALYNLGNCYEKMGELQKAAEYFEKSVSICKSEKFDNLPHSIYSLTQVLYKQKNEAEAQKKYHEGLEIARQYSDELFVELFQFLHALYGKNVNTESVSHTFQFLEEHMLYPYIEELAHDAAQFYIENGQPEKALSFYEKMVHAQKQIQRGDCLYEI; the protein is encoded by the coding sequence TTGAGGATGAAGCAGACGATTCCGTCCTCTTATGTCGGGCTTAAAATTAATGAATGGTATACCCATATCCGGCAGTTTCACGTCGCTGAAGCCGAACGGGTCAAGCTCGAAGTAGAAAGAGAAATCGAGGATATGGAAGAAGACCAAGATTTGCTGCTGTATTATTCTTTAATGGATTTCAGGCATCGTGTCATGCTGGATTACATTAAGCCTTTTGGAGAGGACACGTCGCAGCTTGAGTTTTCAGAATTATTAGAAGACATTGAGGGGAATCAGTACAAGCTGACAGGGCTTCTCGATTATTACTTTAATTTTTTTCGCGGAATGTATGAATTTAAGCAGAAAATGTTTGTCAGTGCCATGATGTATTATAAACGGGCGGAAAAGAATCTGGCCCTTGTCTCGGATGATATTGAGAAAGCCGAGTTCGCTTTTAAAATGGCCGAGATCTTTTACAATTTAAAACAAACCTATGTTTCGATGAGCTACGCCGTTCAGGCGTTAGAAACGTACCAAATGTATGAAACGTACACCGTCCGCAGAATCCAATGTGAATTCGTTATTGCAGGGAATTATGATGATATGCAGTATCCAGAAAGAGCATTGCCCCACTTAGAACTGGCTTTAGATCTTGCAAAGAAAGAAGGCAATCCCCGCCTGATTAGTTCTGCCCTGTACAATCTCGGAAACTGTTATGAGAAAATGGGTGAACTGCAAAAGGCAGCCGAATACTTTGAGAAATCTGTTTCTATTTGCAAGTCGGAAAAGTTCGATAATCTTCCGCATTCTATCTACTCTTTAACACAGGTTCTGTATAAACAAAAAAATGAAGCCGAAGCGCAAAAAAAGTATCATGAAGGATTGGAAATCGCCCGTCAATACAGTGATGAATTATTTGTGGAGCTTTTTCAATTTTTACATGCGTTATACGGAAAAAACGTAAACACAGAATCAGTCTCACACACCTTTCAATTTCTTGAAGAACATATGCTGTATCCTTATATTGAAGAGCTGGCGCATGATGCTGCCCAATTCTATATAGAAAACGGACAGCCCGAAAAAGCACTTTCGTTTTATGAGAAAATGGTGCACGCACAAAAACAAATCCAGAGAGGAGATTGTTTATATGAAATCTAA
- the xre gene encoding HTH-type transcriptional regulator Xre, whose product MIGGRLKSLRGKRTQEEIASHIGVSRARYSHYENGRSEPDYDTLQKLADYFQVTADYLLTGKDKKSDDDMFSDPDLQLAYRDMQDFSPESKQQAIEFINYLKEKEKNRKPKNK is encoded by the coding sequence ATGATAGGCGGCAGATTGAAGAGTCTCAGAGGGAAAAGGACACAGGAAGAAATCGCATCACACATCGGTGTGTCACGGGCACGATATTCCCATTATGAAAACGGGCGGAGCGAACCTGATTACGACACACTGCAAAAGCTGGCTGATTACTTTCAAGTAACGGCTGATTACTTATTAACAGGGAAAGACAAAAAATCCGACGACGATATGTTCTCAGATCCGGACTTGCAGCTCGCATACCGTGATATGCAGGATTTTTCCCCAGAAAGCAAACAGCAGGCCATCGAATTTATCAACTATTTAAAAGAAAAAGAGAAAAACCGAAAACCGAAAAATAAATAA
- the phrA gene encoding phosphatase RapA inhibitor PhrA — protein MKSKWMSGLLLVAVGFSFTQVMVHPGETADTEDKTFHVAARNQT, from the coding sequence ATGAAATCTAAATGGATGTCAGGTTTGTTGCTCGTTGCGGTCGGGTTCAGCTTTACTCAGGTGATGGTACATCCGGGAGAAACAGCAGACACAGAAGATAAAACATTTCATGTTGCGGCACGTAATCAAACATGA
- a CDS encoding poly-gamma-glutamate hydrolase family protein has product MKDRYDSFAALSASESEYRIIYEEKNGSELIVLGPHGGRIEPGVSELVRAFSDQCSIYLFEGIKQRNNRSLHLTSTRFDEPLALEKVNAHHCALAFHGYHDPKTPHTLVGGADRKKARRICERLNEAGFSSELTSEKDRLAGVHPNNIVNRTKRKMGLQLEVSTAQRNALFRNFGCRDESYKQNDLFCRYVEAVKLGFYD; this is encoded by the coding sequence ATGAAAGATAGGTATGACAGCTTTGCAGCCCTTTCTGCATCTGAATCAGAGTACCGGATAATTTACGAAGAGAAAAACGGGAGTGAGCTGATTGTTCTCGGTCCTCACGGCGGAAGAATTGAGCCCGGCGTCAGTGAACTGGTGCGGGCATTTTCCGATCAATGTTCCATTTATTTGTTTGAAGGTATAAAGCAGCGAAACAACCGTTCCTTACACCTGACAAGCACTCGGTTTGACGAGCCGCTGGCTTTAGAAAAAGTGAACGCCCACCACTGCGCATTAGCATTTCACGGGTATCATGATCCCAAAACTCCGCATACATTGGTCGGTGGCGCGGATCGTAAAAAAGCCAGGCGCATTTGTGAGCGGCTCAATGAAGCGGGCTTCAGTTCCGAGCTTACGAGTGAGAAAGACCGGCTGGCAGGTGTGCATCCGAACAATATTGTCAATCGGACGAAAAGGAAAATGGGACTGCAATTGGAAGTAAGCACGGCACAGCGAAACGCGTTGTTCCGCAATTTTGGCTGCCGTGATGAAAGTTACAAACAAAACGATTTATTTTGTCGATATGTGGAAGCTGTTAAGCTTGGTTTTTATGATTGA
- the xtrA gene encoding phage-like element PBSX protein XtrA gives MINPKKLLNIDSITLESQLEDGKIRVIIVDGIKQEAWITEAPEHGKTLVETRKGDLARVEFEIGYKLN, from the coding sequence ATGATCAATCCTAAAAAACTATTAAATATTGATTCCATCACGCTGGAGAGCCAGCTGGAGGACGGAAAAATCCGTGTGATTATTGTGGACGGCATCAAGCAAGAAGCATGGATCACAGAAGCGCCGGAGCATGGAAAAACGCTCGTCGAAACGAGAAAGGGAGACCTTGCCCGCGTGGAATTTGAAATCGGCTACAAATTAAATTAA
- a CDS encoding PH domain-containing protein, whose product MGFIDGLLGNASTLSTAEAKEELARILLEGENVDAAFKLVRDVIVFTDKRLILVDKQGITGKKTEFQSIPYKSISRFSVETAGRFDLDSELKIWISGAELPAVSKQFKKDESIYDIQKVLAAVCM is encoded by the coding sequence ATGGGATTTATTGATGGATTACTTGGCAATGCGTCAACACTGTCTACAGCTGAGGCAAAAGAAGAGCTGGCTCGCATTTTACTGGAAGGTGAAAATGTTGATGCCGCGTTTAAGTTGGTTCGAGATGTCATTGTGTTTACTGATAAGCGGCTTATTCTTGTAGATAAGCAGGGAATCACGGGTAAAAAAACGGAATTTCAATCGATTCCGTATAAAAGCATTTCCAGATTCAGCGTGGAAACCGCCGGCCGCTTTGACCTAGATTCAGAATTGAAAATTTGGATTTCCGGCGCAGAACTTCCCGCTGTCTCAAAACAGTTTAAAAAAGATGAAAGCATTTATGATATTCAAAAGGTTCTTGCAGCAGTTTGTATGTAA
- a CDS encoding ImmA/IrrE family metallo-endopeptidase, with the protein MGDYLSHLEEYVKNIYSRLGVTSPHHIDMLKIAKDLDIWVHFEDMGSMMVKYDGMYSIVLNQRKSPEEQWEDFGHELCHVLKHAGNHFHMNKLFRELQEFQANQFMYHFCVPTFMLLQMELPQWRSQALATIAAVFRVTKEFAEKRLEMFERRKAGIQFQKRLAYLLSNKRPNAYEEDDQQHLQVAEEKALYHIGNNR; encoded by the coding sequence TTGGGCGATTACTTATCACATCTGGAGGAATACGTAAAAAATATATACAGCCGGCTGGGCGTCACCTCCCCCCATCACATTGACATGCTGAAAATCGCAAAGGACCTTGATATTTGGGTTCATTTTGAGGATATGGGGAGCATGATGGTCAAATACGACGGCATGTACAGTATTGTATTGAACCAGAGAAAATCACCGGAAGAGCAATGGGAGGATTTCGGCCATGAACTGTGCCACGTGTTAAAGCATGCAGGCAATCATTTTCACATGAACAAGCTATTCAGGGAATTGCAGGAATTTCAGGCGAATCAATTTATGTACCACTTCTGTGTGCCAACCTTTATGCTGTTGCAGATGGAACTGCCGCAATGGAGAAGCCAGGCGCTCGCTACAATCGCGGCGGTATTCCGGGTAACAAAGGAATTTGCGGAAAAAAGGCTTGAAATGTTTGAACGGCGTAAAGCAGGTATTCAATTTCAGAAGCGGCTCGCTTACTTATTATCGAACAAGCGGCCAAATGCGTACGAGGAAGACGATCAGCAGCACTTGCAGGTCGCCGAAGAAAAAGCGTTATATCATATCGGCAATAACAGATAA
- a CDS encoding manganese catalase family protein, whose protein sequence is MFYHIKELQYQAKPAHPDPVYAKKLQEILGGQFGEISVMMQYLFQGFNCRADAKYKDLLCDIGTEEIAHVEMLATMISRLLDHAPADVQEDAYKSDPAVAAVMSGMNPQHAIVAGLGAMAADSEGYPWNAKYIISSGNLLADFRANLNAESQGRLQVTRLYAMTDDPGVRDMLSFLIARDTYHQNMWYAAIKELEERERDIVVPTTFPRELEKREVAYDLFNFSRGDESSQGRWAHGEAFDGRGEFRYIPAPIAFGPAPHLKPAPMWVHDTIPPMSKC, encoded by the coding sequence ATGTTTTATCATATTAAAGAGCTTCAATATCAAGCAAAGCCGGCTCATCCCGATCCTGTTTATGCGAAAAAGCTTCAAGAAATACTGGGCGGCCAATTCGGTGAGATCAGTGTCATGATGCAATATTTGTTCCAAGGGTTTAACTGCCGTGCTGATGCGAAATATAAAGACTTGCTTTGTGACATCGGAACGGAAGAGATTGCCCATGTGGAAATGCTGGCGACAATGATTTCCAGGCTTCTGGATCATGCGCCGGCTGATGTGCAGGAGGATGCTTATAAGAGTGATCCGGCTGTTGCGGCTGTGATGTCAGGCATGAATCCGCAGCACGCCATTGTCGCAGGTTTAGGCGCGATGGCGGCTGACAGTGAAGGATATCCATGGAATGCCAAATACATTATTTCAAGCGGGAATTTGCTGGCGGATTTTCGCGCAAACTTAAATGCGGAATCTCAAGGGCGCCTTCAGGTGACCCGGCTCTATGCGATGACGGATGATCCTGGGGTAAGAGATATGCTGTCATTTTTAATTGCAAGGGATACTTATCATCAAAATATGTGGTATGCGGCCATTAAAGAGCTCGAAGAAAGAGAACGGGATATTGTCGTTCCAACGACGTTCCCGCGTGAACTCGAAAAACGGGAAGTCGCTTATGACCTGTTTAACTTTTCCAGAGGGGATGAAAGCTCACAAGGAAGATGGGCTCATGGCGAAGCCTTTGACGGCCGGGGCGAGTTTAGATATATTCCGGCCCCGATTGCGTTCGGGCCTGCGCCTCATCTTAAACCGGCGCCTATGTGGGTGCATGATACCATTCCCCCAATGTCGAAATGTTAG
- a CDS encoding YciI family protein, with the protein MHTYLMLTTRTDQFNQEHVAGHYEFLDRLQAEKRIKMFGPFSDATGGAYVIEAGSPEEAAKIGHEDPLVASGSSELTIKEWNLK; encoded by the coding sequence ATGCATACGTATTTAATGCTGACAACAAGAACAGATCAATTCAATCAGGAGCATGTGGCTGGACACTATGAGTTTTTGGACCGCTTACAGGCAGAAAAACGCATAAAAATGTTCGGGCCATTCAGCGATGCCACAGGCGGAGCCTACGTCATCGAAGCAGGTTCGCCGGAAGAGGCTGCGAAAATCGGACATGAAGATCCGCTGGTGGCAAGCGGATCTTCCGAGCTGACCATAAAAGAATGGAATCTGAAATAA
- a CDS encoding N-acetylmuramoyl-L-alanine amidase, protein MSIQVKKNLVSEAKYALKCPNAMCAEYITIHNTANDASAANEISYMIGNTSSTSFHFAVDDKEVIQGLPLNRNAWHTGDGTNGTGNRKSIGVEICYSKSGGPKYEAAEALAISFVAQLLKERGWGIDRVRKHQDWSGKYCPHRILSDGRWDQVKAAIEKELNGGVSAKKASVSSSASVYHVKKGDTLSGIAASHGVSVKTLQSINHIIDPNHIQVGQMIKLSQTVSASKSHASSSYPLPSGVIKVTSPLTKGTNVKQVQTALAALYFYPDKGAKNHGVDSVYGPKTANAVKRFQSVSGLTADGIYGPKTKAKIKEKL, encoded by the coding sequence GTGAGCATTCAAGTGAAGAAAAATTTGGTTTCTGAGGCGAAATACGCGTTGAAGTGCCCCAATGCGATGTGCGCTGAATACATTACCATTCACAACACGGCAAACGATGCGTCAGCGGCTAATGAAATCAGTTATATGATTGGGAACACCAGCTCGACAAGCTTCCATTTTGCGGTGGATGATAAAGAGGTGATTCAAGGTCTGCCGCTTAACCGAAACGCCTGGCACACGGGTGATGGCACAAACGGGACAGGCAACCGCAAATCGATTGGCGTTGAGATTTGCTACAGTAAATCGGGAGGTCCAAAGTACGAGGCAGCTGAAGCCTTGGCGATTTCATTTGTCGCACAGCTTTTAAAGGAGCGCGGCTGGGGAATCGATCGGGTGAGAAAGCATCAGGACTGGAGCGGAAAGTACTGTCCGCACCGCATTTTATCGGACGGGCGCTGGGATCAAGTGAAGGCAGCCATTGAAAAGGAATTAAACGGAGGCGTGTCAGCGAAAAAGGCTTCAGTCTCTTCTTCGGCGTCTGTATACCATGTGAAAAAAGGCGACACACTGTCGGGTATTGCCGCATCGCACGGTGTCAGTGTGAAAACGCTGCAAAGCATAAATCATATTATTGACCCGAATCACATCCAAGTCGGTCAGATGATTAAACTGTCGCAAACGGTGTCTGCTTCTAAAAGCCATGCCTCGTCTTCATACCCGCTCCCATCCGGAGTGATCAAAGTGACAAGCCCACTGACGAAAGGGACAAACGTAAAACAGGTGCAGACTGCTTTAGCTGCCCTTTATTTTTATCCTGATAAAGGAGCGAAAAATCACGGCGTTGACAGCGTTTATGGCCCGAAAACAGCAAATGCCGTGAAACGTTTTCAGTCTGTCAGCGGATTAACGGCCGATGGAATTTATGGTCCGAAAACGAAAGCGAAAATAAAGGAAAAACTGTAA
- a CDS encoding phage portal protein produces MQTDKSYPFPVYSGLLNSEHYDKLGPALWLFLWFISSTTKEIEKDGVSWGAVLGHKPLKAREMAAVFGVSEKTVRRWLELLEMHEYIKAVRAPYGLVISVKHSKKFSFRSDKTVHRGITERTFSPRAPDTDVRSDKDKTNINTAADDAVDHIAKRFTQLRSAQEGRTVYPSSRDYQAIARIVAVGVPVTQTIKWLEECFQAFENRRTAASETIKAFRYCSKFIEDRFFAQQAKKNGAIQHERMERHDKTNNRADFGRAEKRETSITGGQTGRIRRKPL; encoded by the coding sequence ATGCAAACCGATAAAAGCTATCCTTTTCCTGTGTATTCAGGGCTTTTGAATTCAGAACATTATGACAAATTGGGTCCGGCGCTATGGCTGTTTCTCTGGTTCATCAGCTCAACAACAAAAGAAATTGAAAAAGACGGTGTAAGCTGGGGAGCTGTGCTTGGCCATAAGCCGTTAAAAGCGAGAGAGATGGCAGCTGTATTCGGTGTCAGTGAAAAAACCGTCAGAAGATGGCTGGAGCTCCTCGAAATGCATGAGTACATAAAGGCTGTCCGCGCGCCGTACGGACTGGTGATTTCGGTAAAGCATTCCAAAAAATTCAGCTTCAGATCGGACAAAACTGTACACCGGGGTATAACGGAACGGACATTTTCGCCGCGGGCACCGGACACAGACGTCCGCTCAGATAAAGATAAAACAAACATAAATACTGCTGCTGATGATGCAGTGGATCATATTGCGAAGCGGTTTACACAATTACGGTCGGCTCAAGAAGGACGCACCGTGTATCCTTCCTCCAGAGATTATCAAGCCATCGCCCGTATTGTCGCCGTCGGCGTTCCAGTAACGCAAACAATCAAATGGCTTGAGGAATGCTTTCAAGCCTTTGAAAACCGGCGGACCGCCGCTTCAGAAACAATCAAGGCCTTTCGCTATTGCTCGAAATTCATTGAAGACCGATTTTTCGCGCAGCAGGCCAAAAAGAATGGCGCAATTCAACATGAGAGGATGGAAAGACATGACAAAACGAACAATCGAGCAGATTTTGGACGAGCTGAGAAGAGGGAGACGTCCATTACTGGCGGACAAACCGGCCGAATCAGACGCAAGCCGCTATGA
- a CDS encoding sigma-70 family RNA polymerase sigma factor, protein MQDLLFEYKRTLKQTRTQYKPLAEADESILSAEELKDKKIIRNMITDLEYVTEWLEKGRQPGIRRAIDRRDAYQRLMIKDPRIIESFSSAMVVEPDGQVSEEDRERIREALSLLTDREKEMFLLHKVECFSYERIADLLGVKKSTVQTTIKRAIVKMQRQQEEINRSLA, encoded by the coding sequence ATGCAAGACTTACTATTTGAATATAAACGCACGCTAAAACAAACAAGAACACAATATAAACCGCTCGCAGAAGCAGATGAATCCATACTCTCAGCTGAAGAGCTGAAGGATAAAAAAATCATCAGAAACATGATTACTGATCTGGAATATGTAACAGAATGGCTTGAAAAAGGAAGACAGCCCGGCATCAGACGGGCGATTGACCGGCGTGATGCGTACCAGCGGCTGATGATCAAAGATCCGAGAATCATCGAATCATTTTCCAGCGCTATGGTGGTTGAGCCGGACGGACAGGTATCAGAAGAAGACAGAGAGAGAATCCGAGAAGCGTTATCCCTGTTAACGGACAGAGAAAAAGAAATGTTTTTGCTGCATAAGGTAGAATGCTTTTCTTACGAACGGATTGCTGATCTTCTCGGCGTGAAAAAATCAACGGTGCAAACGACCATTAAACGGGCGATCGTAAAGATGCAAAGACAGCAGGAAGAAATAAATCGATCGCTTGCCTGA
- a CDS encoding phage portal protein, which yields MKVLAKTKQAEKSPAPWRAVPCGDTKPIYIYSAYSEEEKERFPYSNGRLIAAVFDLSSYSQKNNAALMAAAPELLEASKAALDFLKGNSVHSKERIIQLLEKAKTSAEKPQKGGKET from the coding sequence GTGAAAGTGTTGGCAAAAACGAAACAGGCAGAGAAAAGCCCTGCACCGTGGCGTGCCGTCCCATGCGGGGATACGAAACCGATCTATATTTATTCAGCTTACAGCGAAGAAGAAAAAGAAAGGTTCCCATATTCAAACGGGAGGCTGATTGCCGCTGTATTTGACCTCAGCTCATATTCGCAAAAAAACAATGCCGCTTTGATGGCGGCAGCACCTGAACTGCTGGAAGCGTCTAAAGCAGCTCTTGATTTTCTGAAAGGAAATTCTGTTCATTCAAAGGAGCGCATCATTCAGCTATTAGAAAAAGCCAAAACAAGCGCGGAAAAACCGCAAAAGGGAGGAAAAGAAACATGA